One Natronomonas moolapensis 8.8.11 genomic region harbors:
- the azf gene encoding NAD-dependent glucose-6-phosphate dehydrogenase Azf — protein MDETVLLTGAKGSVGTAIREGLADEYEWRYLFHNPPPFDPDHPYLVGDVTDEALVAEACEDVGAVVHLAGDPRRDAPWDSVLENNIHGTKLLYDAAVDAGVPRFVFASSNHAVGHFETERKPDLYRTDDDFLLDGTELPRPGNHYGVSKAAGETIGRYYHDEYGIDVCNVRIGNLTRDHPPVDYERGQAMWLSYRDCAHLHDCALRADYDYEIVYGISDNDRKYYSLERAKDVLGYEPRDNSAEWDGEKRDAAGE, from the coding sequence ATGGACGAGACCGTGTTGCTCACCGGGGCCAAGGGATCGGTCGGGACGGCCATCCGCGAGGGGCTCGCCGACGAGTACGAGTGGCGGTACCTGTTTCACAACCCGCCGCCGTTCGACCCCGACCACCCGTACCTCGTCGGCGACGTCACCGACGAGGCCCTCGTCGCCGAGGCCTGCGAGGACGTCGGCGCGGTGGTCCACCTCGCCGGCGACCCCCGCCGCGACGCCCCGTGGGACTCGGTGCTCGAGAACAACATTCACGGCACGAAACTGCTCTACGACGCCGCCGTCGACGCGGGCGTCCCGCGCTTCGTCTTCGCCTCCTCGAACCACGCTGTCGGCCACTTCGAGACCGAGCGCAAACCCGACCTCTACCGGACCGACGACGACTTTCTGCTCGACGGCACCGAGTTGCCCCGCCCCGGCAACCACTACGGGGTTTCGAAGGCCGCCGGCGAGACGATCGGGCGGTACTACCACGACGAGTACGGCATCGACGTCTGCAACGTCCGGATCGGCAACCTCACCCGGGACCACCCGCCGGTCGACTACGAGCGCGGGCAGGCGATGTGGCTCTCCTATCGGGACTGTGCGCACCTCCACGACTGCGCGCTGCGGGCCGACTACGACTACGAGATCGTCTACGGCATCTCCGACAACGACCGCAAATACTACTCCCTCGAACGCGCGAAGGACGTCCTCGGCTACGAACCGCGGGACAACTCCGCGGAGTGGGACGGCGAGAAGCGGGACGCGGCGGGGGAGTGA
- a CDS encoding ABC transporter permease, with product MSFRPLRRFPSVEIAWQNLGRNRVRTGLATLGIVIGVVAIVSLGMAGAAIQQQANTDLGSLTSDVIVSSGADSDQDGVTDDQVEDIRSVVVDADVVPQKSNATTLTTRSGERARVSVTGVSQADALYETSAGEAPERLRSGALLSADTAEELGLELGDPVEYDGTLYRLRGFIESDDGFGPGGDELVLPLSALSEQEYYDTVTVVADDGDAATAIADTLEAEFNDDDEEILSVQSFASVQADINSFLGTLNLALLGIGLISLIVASVAILNIMLMSTIERRGEIGVLRAVGIRRGEVLRMILAEAAFLGIIGGIVGAVLSLGAGLVLFEVLAGDAVLVFGWESSRYLLYGFGFAVFASVVSGLYPAWKAANDPPVEALRG from the coding sequence GTGAGCTTCCGGCCGCTGCGGCGCTTTCCGAGCGTCGAGATCGCCTGGCAGAACCTCGGCCGCAACCGCGTCCGGACGGGGCTGGCGACGCTCGGCATCGTCATCGGCGTCGTCGCCATCGTCTCGCTGGGCATGGCGGGGGCGGCGATCCAACAGCAGGCGAACACGGACCTGGGGAGCCTGACGAGCGACGTGATCGTCTCCTCGGGGGCCGACAGCGACCAGGACGGCGTCACCGACGATCAGGTCGAGGATATCCGGAGCGTCGTCGTCGACGCCGACGTCGTCCCGCAGAAGTCCAACGCGACGACGCTCACCACGCGGAGCGGCGAGCGCGCCCGCGTCTCCGTCACGGGGGTGAGCCAGGCCGACGCGCTCTACGAGACGTCGGCCGGGGAGGCCCCCGAACGGCTCCGTTCCGGCGCGCTGTTGAGCGCTGACACGGCCGAGGAGTTGGGGCTGGAGCTCGGCGATCCCGTCGAGTACGACGGGACGCTGTATCGACTCCGGGGGTTCATCGAGTCCGACGACGGGTTCGGTCCCGGGGGCGACGAACTCGTCCTCCCGCTGTCGGCGCTCTCCGAGCAGGAGTACTACGACACCGTGACGGTCGTCGCCGACGACGGCGACGCGGCGACGGCCATCGCCGATACGCTCGAGGCCGAGTTCAACGACGACGACGAGGAGATACTGAGCGTCCAGAGCTTCGCGAGCGTCCAGGCGGATATCAACTCCTTTTTGGGGACGCTCAACCTCGCGCTGCTCGGGATCGGGCTGATCTCGCTTATCGTCGCGAGCGTCGCGATCCTCAACATCATGCTGATGAGCACGATCGAGCGCCGCGGCGAGATCGGCGTGTTGCGCGCCGTCGGCATCCGTCGCGGCGAGGTGCTCCGGATGATCCTCGCGGAGGCCGCGTTCCTCGGGATCATCGGCGGAATCGTCGGCGCGGTCCTGTCGCTCGGGGCCGGTCTCGTGCTGTTCGAGGTCCTCGCCGGGGACGCAGTGCTCGTCTTCGGCTGGGAGAGCTCGCGGTACCTGCTGTACGGCTTCGGGTTCGCCGTCTTTGCGAGCGTCGTGAGCGGGCTGTACCCGGCCTGGAAGGCGGCCAACGATCCGCCGGTCGAGGCGCTTCGAGGGTGA
- a CDS encoding ABC transporter ATP-binding protein, translating to MNVIELDGVVKRYRSGQNVVEALKGVDFHARHGEMVTIIGPSGSGKSTMLNLIGLLDTPTEGSVFLDGTDVTDFTGDELTEERRSKLGFVFQAFHLLPMLTAIENVELPSRWDTSVDRRDRAIDLLGRVGLGDRLDHTPEELSGGQKQRVAIARSLINEPDVVLADEPTGNLDQDTSRTILEELTRLKEEEDVAIVAVTHDEQLLEYTDRVVELVDGRIQS from the coding sequence GTGAACGTCATCGAGCTCGACGGCGTCGTCAAGCGGTATCGGAGCGGACAGAACGTCGTCGAGGCGCTGAAGGGTGTCGACTTCCACGCCCGTCACGGCGAGATGGTGACGATCATCGGTCCCTCCGGGTCGGGAAAGAGCACGATGCTCAACCTGATCGGCCTGCTCGATACGCCGACCGAGGGCAGCGTCTTTCTTGACGGGACGGACGTGACCGACTTCACGGGGGACGAGCTCACCGAGGAGCGTCGCTCGAAGCTCGGCTTCGTCTTCCAGGCGTTTCACCTGTTGCCGATGCTCACCGCCATCGAGAACGTCGAGTTGCCCTCGCGGTGGGACACCTCCGTCGACCGGCGCGACCGGGCGATCGACCTGCTGGGACGGGTGGGGCTCGGCGACCGGCTCGACCACACGCCGGAGGAGCTCTCCGGCGGGCAAAAACAGCGCGTCGCAATCGCCCGCTCGCTGATCAACGAACCCGACGTGGTGTTGGCCGACGAGCCGACGGGCAACCTCGATCAGGACACGAGCAGGACCATCCTCGAGGAACTCACCCGACTGAAAGAGGAGGAGGACGTCGCGATCGTCGCCGTCACCCACGACGAACAGCTGCTCGAGTACACCGACCGGGTCGTCGAGTTGGTCGACGGGAGGATCCAGTCGTGA